A single Sulfurimonas aquatica DNA region contains:
- a CDS encoding tetratricopeptide repeat protein — MKFLVFSLCLLFLTGCFDNPIKKAAEALKVGDVSKAFTLYKIAAEDGSSNAQYELGLMYEKGLLGTPDYQNAFKWFEQSAKQQDPRGEFKLAYYYEGGMGIPKNYKKAIKWYTLSANKNYSFAIYNLGVAYYEGRLIKQDMLKALDLWKQAAMLGDASSQFNIGVLYSEGKVVAKSYKEAAEWYRLAAEKNYTQAQMNLGYLYDEGLGVQKNKITAYNLYIKAAEKGHQGAQNNLNILCRESSWACK, encoded by the coding sequence ATGAAATTTTTAGTTTTTTCTTTATGTCTTTTATTTCTTACTGGTTGTTTTGACAATCCAATAAAAAAAGCTGCTGAAGCTTTAAAAGTTGGTGATGTATCAAAAGCTTTTACTCTATATAAGATTGCAGCTGAAGATGGTAGTTCTAATGCACAATACGAGTTAGGGCTTATGTATGAGAAAGGTTTACTAGGAACACCAGATTATCAAAATGCTTTTAAATGGTTTGAGCAATCTGCCAAACAGCAAGACCCTCGCGGAGAGTTCAAACTAGCTTATTATTATGAAGGTGGCATGGGAATACCAAAAAATTATAAAAAGGCAATAAAATGGTACACTCTCTCAGCAAATAAAAATTATTCCTTCGCAATATATAATTTAGGAGTAGCTTATTATGAGGGCAGATTAATCAAGCAGGACATGCTGAAAGCACTAGATTTATGGAAGCAAGCTGCTATGTTAGGAGATGCATCTTCTCAATTTAATATTGGAGTACTGTATTCAGAGGGCAAAGTAGTCGCGAAAAGTTATAAGGAAGCAGCTGAGTGGTATAGGCTAGCAGCAGAGAAAAATTATACTCAGGCTCAGATGAATCTAGGTTACTTGTATGATGAAGGTTTAGGAGTTCAAAAAAATAAAATTACAGCTTATAACTTATATATTAAAGCAGCAGAAAAAGGTCATCAAGGTGCTCAAAATAATTTAAACATATTATGTCGAGAAAGTTCTTGGGCATGCAAATAA
- a CDS encoding endonuclease, producing MFPVVGELNAYRKNFRFDFEEASGGQYGECKFDVLFKDKRARVKEELSGVIARDYLYFNKQYKMKLSNQELKKYQALNHQYLLRLCIIYWNDKKSGAFKIYYV from the coding sequence TTGTTCCCTGTAGTAGGTGAGTTAAATGCATATAGAAAGAACTTTAGATTTGATTTTGAAGAAGCGAGTGGTGGTCAATATGGTGAATGCAAGTTCGATGTTCTCTTTAAAGATAAAAGAGCTAGAGTAAAAGAAGAGCTTAGCGGTGTGATTGCAAGAGACTATCTATACTTCAACAAACAATATAAAATGAAACTCTCAAATCAAGAACTAAAGAAGTATCAAGCTTTGAATCACCAGTATCTTCTAAGATTATGCATTATTTACTGGAATGATAAAAAAAGTGGTGCTTTTAAAATATATTATGTATAA